Below is a window of Mycobacterium dioxanotrophicus DNA.
CGTCCAACGTCGTGATCGACGACGGCGCGATCGTCGAGGGCAGCGTGCTGATGCCGGGTACCCGGGTGGGTCGCGGCGCCGTGGTGCGTAAGGCGATCCTGGACAAGAACGTCGTCGTCGGGCCGGGCGAAATGGTCGGGGTCGACTTGGAAAAGGACCGCGAGCGGTTCTCGGTCAGTGCCGGCGGGGTGGTAGCCGTCGGCAAGGGCATCTGGATCTGATCGGACTCACCACACGTAGGGCAACAGTCGGTAGCGCACTTTTTCGGTGTACGCGGCGTACCCGTCGAGCTCGGTGCGCAGCATCTTCTCCTCATCGGTGATCCGCACCGCCAGCGCGGGCACGGTCACCACGACCGCCAGCAGCGCCCAATAGGAGCCCAGCGCCAACGGTATTCCGATCATCAGGAGCACCGTGCCGACATACATCGGATGACGCACCACGCCGTACAGGCCGGTGCTCACCACACGCTGCTCGGACTCCACGCGGATGCTGGCACCGGCGAAGCTGTTCTGGAAGACGACGGCCTGTGCCAGTGCGAGCCCGGCCAACACCAGTACGTTGCCGAGGATCACCACGGGGACGGGGACGTGCGACCAGCCCTCGCGGTGGTCGACCGCGCTGATGATGAGCACGGCGACCACCGATATGAGGCTGACGGTGATGACGATCTTCTGCACCGCCCTGGTTTCGGCTTTCGGTCCGCCGCGCATCCGGCGTTGCAGCGCGGCCGGGTCCTTGACCGCCAGATAGAAACTCGGAACCAGTGTGGCGACCGCGAACACGGCGATGAACACCCAGGCCTGCCAGTAGTCGAGCGTGCCGGCCGACGCGAACAAGGCAAAACCCAACAACACCACACCGAATGCGGCCGACACCACGGTTTGCATGATGAGTTTGAGCATGATGTCCTCCCTGCTACACGGCATCGCGGTGGCGGTAGACCCACCCTGCGATGAGCGTCAATGTTGTTGCCGTGACGACCATTACGGCCAACCTGGTGAGCGGCACGTGGCTGGGTATGGTGGTCTGGCCGACGGGCGAGAGCTGCAGCAGCCAGTGGGGGAGTCGCAGCAGCGCCCCGAGGTACAGCGCGACGATGACGAAAGTGACTGCCAGCCAACCGATCCAGGGCCGACGCAGGGCGACCGCCAGAGCGGCGACGGCGGCCAGCACCGCCATGGCAGGTACGAATCCCAGCCCGGCCAATGTGAGTCGTGCGATGGTGGCGGGCTCGCCGAGCGTCACGCCGGCACCCAGGCCATTGCCGAAGCCGGCCACCAGCATCAGCACCGCTGATCCGAGCACGGCCGAAGCCACCGCTTCGAGCAGCCAGCGCCACCGCGACGTAGCGCCCGCCAGCACCGCCTCACCGAGGCCGGCCTGCTCGTCGCTGTACACCCGCAGTACGGCCGAGACCACGTAGGCCGACGTCGCCGCGGCCAAAAACTGCGTCATGGTGGTGTACACCCCGTCGTTGCCCTGGGCGTCCAGTACCCGGGCGATCAGCTCGTTGGTGCGCGCCGCGTCCAACAGCGATTTCGTCATCGAACCGAATGCCAGCCCGGCCAGGAACAGCCCCACGCCCCAACCGATGGTCGGACCGCGCTGCAAGGTCAGATGCAACTGGAAGGGTCCGGAAATGCGGTGGGCGTTCACGCGTTCACCGGTGGAGGGCAAATTGCCGTCGTCGTACTGCCTTCTGGTCTCCAACGCCGCCGCCAGCAGCATCAGTGTCACCGCCAGCGCCACCAGCATCGCCAGCGGCCACCAGCGCAGCTCCACGAACGACCGCATCTGCTGAGCCCACGCGATGGGGGAGAACCAGCTCAGGGTGCTGCCGGAGGTGTCGATGACGTCGCCGACACCCCGCACCAGTGCGGCGAGGGCCAGCGTGCCCATCGCGGCCCCGGTGGCAGTGCGGGCCTGCCGCCACAGCTGCGCGGTGACGGCAGCGACCGCGCCGAACACCATCGCGACCGCGGTGATGCCCAGACACATCGCGGCGGTATCGGCGACCGCGAAACCGGTCGAGGCCATCGCCACCGTCATGGTGACCGCCAACACCGCGTTGACGGCGCCGATCAGCGCCAACGCGGCGAAGGTGCGGGCGTGCCTGCCGACCACCGAGGACAGCACGAGTTCGGCTGCGCCGCTTTCCTCCTCGGCGCGAGTGTGGCGAATCACCGTGGAGATGGCCAGTATCGAGATGGCGACGATCAGGGTGAGCATGAGCTCGTTGGCCATCATCACGCCGAGGTCGGTCTCGTTGCGGCCGAACATCGGACCGCCG
It encodes the following:
- a CDS encoding methyltransferase family protein, which gives rise to MLKLIMQTVVSAAFGVVLLGFALFASAGTLDYWQAWVFIAVFAVATLVPSFYLAVKDPAALQRRMRGGPKAETRAVQKIVITVSLISVVAVLIISAVDHREGWSHVPVPVVILGNVLVLAGLALAQAVVFQNSFAGASIRVESEQRVVSTGLYGVVRHPMYVGTVLLMIGIPLALGSYWALLAVVVTVPALAVRITDEEKMLRTELDGYAAYTEKVRYRLLPYVW
- a CDS encoding ABC transporter permease translates to MTTAPTLTARSSFAGTAGLLRLAVRRDRVRLSVWIAVVTLMMVYAPNAIKLAYPEEQQRLSRVELLKTPAGTMLGGPMFGRNETDLGVMMANELMLTLIVAISILAISTVIRHTRAEEESGAAELVLSSVVGRHARTFAALALIGAVNAVLAVTMTVAMASTGFAVADTAAMCLGITAVAMVFGAVAAVTAQLWRQARTATGAAMGTLALAALVRGVGDVIDTSGSTLSWFSPIAWAQQMRSFVELRWWPLAMLVALAVTLMLLAAALETRRQYDDGNLPSTGERVNAHRISGPFQLHLTLQRGPTIGWGVGLFLAGLAFGSMTKSLLDAARTNELIARVLDAQGNDGVYTTMTQFLAAATSAYVVSAVLRVYSDEQAGLGEAVLAGATSRWRWLLEAVASAVLGSAVLMLVAGFGNGLGAGVTLGEPATIARLTLAGLGFVPAMAVLAAVAALAVALRRPWIGWLAVTFVIVALYLGALLRLPHWLLQLSPVGQTTIPSHVPLTRLAVMVVTATTLTLIAGWVYRHRDAV